From the genome of Glycine max cultivar Williams 82 chromosome 2, Glycine_max_v4.0, whole genome shotgun sequence, one region includes:
- the LOC100812865 gene encoding LOW QUALITY PROTEIN: aspartyl protease family protein 2 (The sequence of the model RefSeq protein was modified relative to this genomic sequence to represent the inferred CDS: deleted 1 base in 1 codon; substituted 1 base at 1 genomic stop codon), producing the protein MSSHPSLFSLSFFLLLSLPQHSFSSTEEYLKLPLLPRTPLPSPSHLLAADLRRLSANSPLTSGAPTGSGQYFASLRLGSPPQRLLLVADTGSDLIWVKCSGCRRNCSSTAFLPRHSASFSPPHCYXTLCRLVPPPPSSKNERCNNHTKLHTPCHYQYSYADGSTSTGFFSKETISLNTTNSTRQTRLNKLSFGCAFRTSGPSVTGHSFNGAQGVMGLGRGPISFTSQLARKLSNTKTKNTFSYCLLDYTLSPPPTSYLTIGPTPNDVVSRNSFTYTPLLTNPFSPSFYYISIQSVSVDGVRLPISESVFRIDANGNGGTVVDSGTTLSFLAEPAYGKILAAFRRRVRLPAVESAAALGFDLCVNVSGVARPKLPRLRFRLAGKAVLSPPVGNYFIEPAEGVKCLAVQPVRPDSGFSVIGNLMQQGYLFEFDLDRSRIGFTRHGCAVR; encoded by the exons ATGTCTTCACACCCCTCTCTCTTTTccctctccttcttcctccttcTCTCCCTCCCACAACATTCCTTCTCCTCAACAGAGGAGTATCTCAAATTACCCTTACTCCCTCGCACCCCCCTCCCCTCCCCCTCCCACCTCCTCGCCGCCGACCTCCGCCGCCTCTCCGCCAACTCCCCCCTCACCTCCGGCGCCCCCACCGGCTCCGGCCAGTACTTCGCCTCCCTCCGCCTCGGCTCCCCTCCCCAGCGCCTCCTCCTCGTCGCCGACACCGGCAGCGACCTAATCTGGGTCAAATGCTCCGGCTGCCGCCGCAACTGCTCTTCCACCGCCTTCCTCCCCCGCCACTCCGCCTCCTTCTCCCCCCCA CATTGCTACTAGACGCTGTGCCGACTCGTCCCCCCCCCACCAAGTTCCAAAAATGAACGCTGCAACAATCACACCAAACTCCACACCCCATGCCACTACCAATACTCCTACGCCGACGGGTCCACCTCCACGGGCTTCTTCTCCAAAGAAACAATATCACTCAACACAACTAACTCTACTCGACAAACAAGACTCAATAAACTTTCCTTCGGTTGCGCCTTCCGTACCTCCGGCCCAAGCGTCACGGGCCACAGCTTCAACGGCGCGCAGGGCGTAATGGGCTTGGGCCGCGGCCCGATCTCCTTCACCTCTCAACTCGCCCGCAAACTCAGCAACACAAAGACCAAAAACACCTTCTCTTACTGTCTTCTCGACTACACCCTCTCCCCTCCCCCTACTAGCTACCTCACCATTGGCCCCACCCCTAACGACGTCGTTTCGCGAAACTCATTCACTTACACTCCGTTACTCACTAACCCTTTCTCTCCTTCCTTTTACTACATTTCTATTCAGAGTGTTTCTGTTGACGGCGTTAGGTTACCGATAAGTGAATCTGTTTTCCGGATTGACGCCAACGGTAATGGCGGCACCGTCGTGGATTCCGGCACCACGCTCAGCTTTCTCGCCGAGCCGGCTTACGGGAAGATCCTCGCGGCGTTCCGGCGGCGCGTGAGGCTTCCGGCGGTGGAGAGCGCTGCCGCGCTGGGGTTCGACCTTTGTGTTAATGTTTCCGGCGTGGCGAGGCCGAAGCTGCCGCGGCTGAGATTCCGGCTCGCCGGGAAAGCGGTTCTGTCGCCGCCGGTgggtaattattttattgaaccGGCGGAGGGAGTTAAGTGTCTTGCGGTTCAGCCGGTTCGACCGGATTCGGGGTTTTCGGTGATTGGGAATCTGATGCAGCAGGGGTACTTGTTTGAGTTCGATTTGGACCGGTCGCGGATCGGGTTCACGCGTCACGGATGCGCGGTTCGTTGA